In one Echinicola marina genomic region, the following are encoded:
- the bcp gene encoding thioredoxin-dependent thiol peroxidase, whose translation MALEIGMQAPDFEAKIQDGSTVKLSDYKGKKVVLYFYPKDNTPGCTTQACNLRDNYDALMDAGYVVFGISTDSEKSHQKFIEKHELPFPLIADEDKKVHELYNTWREKKNYGRTYMGTVRTTFVIDEEGKIAEIIDKIKTKEHSNQILK comes from the coding sequence ATGGCACTGGAAATAGGAATGCAAGCGCCTGATTTTGAAGCCAAGATTCAGGACGGCAGCACGGTGAAATTATCTGATTATAAAGGTAAAAAAGTAGTCCTATATTTTTATCCAAAAGACAACACTCCTGGCTGTACTACCCAAGCTTGTAATCTAAGAGATAACTATGATGCCTTGATGGATGCGGGCTATGTGGTTTTTGGAATCAGCACGGATTCAGAAAAATCCCATCAGAAGTTTATAGAAAAGCATGAACTTCCCTTTCCTTTGATCGCTGATGAGGACAAAAAGGTACACGAGCTTTACAATACCTGGAGAGAGAAAAAGAACTATGGCAGGACTTATATGGGTACGGTAAGGACTACCTTTGTCATCGATGAAGAAGGCAAAATTGCCGAGATCATTGATAAAATAAAAACAAAAGAACATTCAAATCAAATACTTAAATAA
- a CDS encoding transketolase: MEKLSTEQLKKTASQVRRDILRMVHEVQSGHPGASLGCTEFFVALYFNQMNHKSDFSMEGKGEDLFFLSNGHISPVWYSVLARSGYFNTEELKTFRKIDSRLQGHPATEEGLPGIRIASGSLGQGLSVAIGAAQAKKIDGDEGVVYALMGDGEQQEGQIWEAAMYAPHHKVDNLIATIDFNGQQIDGPTDAVMNLQDLKAKWEAFGWEVIDTLKGNDMESVVAGLEYAKTLLGKGKPVLNLLHTEMGYGVDFMVGTHKWHGIAPSDEQLENALGQLEETLGDY, translated from the coding sequence ATGGAAAAGCTATCCACCGAACAACTAAAAAAGACTGCCTCACAAGTGAGACGGGACATTTTACGTATGGTTCACGAAGTACAATCCGGGCACCCAGGTGCTTCTTTGGGATGTACAGAATTCTTCGTGGCACTGTATTTTAACCAAATGAATCATAAATCCGACTTCAGCATGGAGGGGAAAGGTGAAGACCTATTCTTTCTTTCCAATGGTCACATTTCACCAGTATGGTACAGTGTATTGGCCAGAAGCGGATATTTCAATACTGAAGAGCTAAAGACTTTTAGAAAGATCGATAGTAGATTACAAGGGCACCCAGCAACGGAAGAAGGCCTTCCAGGTATCAGAATTGCTTCCGGCTCATTGGGTCAGGGACTTTCTGTAGCCATTGGTGCTGCCCAAGCCAAAAAAATCGATGGTGATGAAGGGGTAGTTTATGCCTTGATGGGAGATGGTGAGCAACAAGAAGGACAAATCTGGGAAGCAGCTATGTATGCCCCACACCATAAAGTGGACAATTTGATTGCTACCATTGACTTCAATGGCCAGCAAATAGATGGTCCTACCGATGCGGTAATGAACCTACAGGATCTAAAAGCTAAATGGGAAGCTTTTGGCTGGGAAGTGATCGACACCCTTAAGGGCAACGATATGGAATCAGTAGTTGCTGGTTTAGAGTATGCCAAAACCCTATTGGGCAAAGGTAAACCGGTATTGAACCTGCTTCATACAGAAATGGGATATGGCGTTGATTTTATGGTAGGTACCCACAAGTGGCACGGAATCGCTCCAAGTGATGAACAATTGGAGAATGCCTTGGGTCAATTGGAAGAAACCCTTGGTGACTATTAA
- a CDS encoding transketolase family protein, with translation MEKTLETKFTYTEKQDTRSGFGDGLLEAGRKNPNVVGLCADLIGSLKMGAFQKEFPERFFQVGIAEANMMGLAAGMSINGKIPFTGTFANFSTGRVYDQIRQSIAYSEKNVKICASHAGLTLGEDGATHQILEDLGMMRMLPNMTVINPCDYNQTKAATMAIAEYEGPVYLRFGRPKWPIFTPTDQKFEIGKAWKMIEGTDVTIFATGHLVWEAVVAEAKLREEGISAEVINIHTIKPLDTEAILESVAKTGACVTAEEHQYNGGLGDSVAQTLARNNPSPQEFIGVDDSFGESGTPTDLLEKYGLNADNIVKAAKKAIARK, from the coding sequence ATGGAAAAGACTTTAGAAACTAAATTCACCTATACAGAAAAGCAAGATACCCGTTCTGGATTTGGGGATGGCTTGCTAGAAGCAGGACGCAAAAATCCTAATGTAGTGGGACTTTGCGCTGACCTTATCGGCTCTCTTAAGATGGGTGCCTTCCAAAAAGAATTCCCTGAGAGATTCTTCCAGGTAGGAATTGCCGAAGCCAATATGATGGGCTTGGCAGCTGGTATGAGCATCAATGGTAAAATTCCTTTTACCGGTACCTTTGCCAATTTCTCTACTGGCCGTGTATATGACCAAATTCGTCAGTCCATTGCCTATTCAGAGAAAAACGTAAAGATCTGTGCTTCTCACGCTGGATTGACCTTGGGAGAAGACGGTGCTACCCACCAGATCCTTGAAGATTTGGGAATGATGAGGATGTTACCTAATATGACGGTAATCAACCCTTGTGATTATAACCAAACCAAGGCAGCAACCATGGCCATTGCTGAATACGAAGGACCTGTATACTTGAGGTTTGGTCGTCCCAAATGGCCTATCTTCACTCCTACTGACCAAAAATTTGAAATTGGTAAAGCTTGGAAAATGATTGAAGGTACAGATGTGACCATCTTTGCAACCGGTCATTTGGTATGGGAAGCAGTAGTAGCGGAAGCTAAATTGAGAGAAGAAGGTATCAGTGCCGAAGTGATCAATATTCATACGATCAAACCTTTGGATACTGAAGCTATCTTGGAATCTGTTGCCAAAACTGGTGCCTGTGTAACTGCTGAAGAACACCAGTACAATGGTGGTCTTGGTGACAGTGTTGCCCAAACTTTGGCCAGAAACAATCCATCCCCTCAGGAATTCATTGGTGTAGACGATTCATTTGGCGAGTCTGGCACCCCAACTGACCTATTGGAAAAATATGGATTGAATGCTGACAATATTGTTAAAGCTGCAAAGAAGGCTATTGCAAGAAAATAA
- a CDS encoding DUF6807 family protein gives MAALNKSTMKNNLIKLFCLFILIQPLPLLGQELSFKETAEGILLLEDDQARYFYQTATKGLEGKYPRANYIHPLYGLNGEILTEDFPEDHFHHRGIFWTWHQLYVNGQRIADPWFCEGISWKVTNSQTYIENNMATLEAEVLWISDSLNQQAVLKENVKITYQKQSNQTYSLNFEIKLTALMDKLQLGGSEDEKGYGGFSPRIKLPEDIQFTSAGKKIIPQNLPVQAGPWMNLEGSFNGKSKSGIVIMGEPDKLPNYKGWILRNTNSMQNMAFPGRIPIELDKEKPLIFKNQLLVHNNLNTQEIDQYYKEFINHQ, from the coding sequence ATGGCAGCATTGAACAAATCAACCATGAAAAATAACCTGATCAAACTTTTCTGTCTTTTTATCCTTATCCAACCACTGCCACTATTGGGACAGGAGCTTTCATTTAAAGAGACTGCTGAAGGGATATTACTTCTTGAAGATGACCAAGCCCGTTATTTTTACCAAACCGCCACTAAAGGCTTAGAGGGAAAATATCCAAGGGCCAATTATATACACCCTTTATATGGTCTAAACGGAGAAATTCTTACCGAGGACTTTCCTGAAGATCACTTTCACCACCGAGGAATTTTCTGGACTTGGCATCAACTGTATGTAAATGGGCAACGCATCGCCGACCCTTGGTTTTGTGAGGGAATCAGCTGGAAGGTGACAAACTCCCAAACCTATATCGAAAATAACATGGCTACTTTAGAAGCTGAAGTCCTCTGGATTTCAGACAGTCTAAACCAACAAGCGGTGTTAAAGGAAAATGTCAAAATCACCTATCAAAAGCAATCAAATCAAACCTATAGCCTTAATTTTGAGATCAAGCTCACAGCCCTAATGGACAAATTACAGCTAGGAGGTTCTGAGGATGAAAAGGGCTACGGAGGCTTTTCTCCACGAATCAAATTACCAGAAGACATCCAATTCACCTCTGCAGGAAAGAAAATTATTCCGCAAAACCTTCCTGTCCAGGCCGGACCTTGGATGAATCTCGAAGGTTCCTTTAATGGAAAATCAAAATCTGGTATTGTGATCATGGGTGAACCAGATAAACTTCCCAATTACAAGGGATGGATATTAAGAAATACCAATAGCATGCAAAACATGGCTTTTCCTGGTCGGATTCCGATTGAATTAGACAAAGAAAAACCCTTGATTTTCAAAAATCAGTTATTGGTCCATAACAATCTAAATACCCAAGAAATTGATCAATACTATAAAGAATTTATAAATCATCAATAG
- a CDS encoding IS4 family transposase, with translation MGNITLFSQIIKKIDRSIFKNLVKEKQTNKGCKGFDSWTHLVSMLFCHFAKSTSVRDISNGLRSATGNLNHLGISRAPSKSSISYQNKRRDSDLFRDLYYSLLGSLGQQASIKRSKLRIKVPVYLLDATVISLCLSVFDWATFRTKKGAVKMHTLLEYDGKLPVYVNITEGSVGDNKGAYDIPLEKGSVIVADRYYNDFPMLNVWDSKEVFFVIRHKGNLAFSTVEERELPTTTAQHVLKDEEIELTNPQSKAKYPGRLRRVAVWDEENQQTIELITNNFAWAAQTIGDLYKSRWEIEVFFRDIKQLLHIKTFIGTSKNAVMTQIWTALITILLLKVMKATAKFGWHLSNLVAFIRLNIFVKIELQKWLDSPFMEPDKPPQNIVQGDLFAQTP, from the coding sequence ATGGGTAATATTACATTGTTTTCACAAATTATTAAAAAGATAGACCGATCAATTTTCAAGAATTTGGTAAAGGAAAAGCAGACCAATAAGGGCTGCAAGGGATTTGATAGCTGGACGCATCTTGTCTCGATGTTGTTCTGCCATTTTGCCAAGAGCACCTCGGTAAGGGACATTTCCAACGGACTCCGGTCTGCCACCGGTAACCTTAACCATCTTGGTATTTCCAGGGCCCCTTCCAAATCAAGTATCAGCTATCAGAACAAACGAAGGGATTCGGACCTGTTCAGGGACCTTTACTATTCCCTGCTGGGAAGTTTAGGACAGCAGGCTTCCATTAAGAGGTCCAAACTCAGGATCAAGGTTCCTGTTTATTTGCTGGATGCCACGGTGATCAGCCTTTGCCTTTCGGTTTTTGACTGGGCTACTTTCCGTACCAAAAAGGGAGCTGTAAAGATGCACACCCTGCTGGAATATGACGGGAAACTCCCTGTTTACGTGAACATTACCGAGGGGAGTGTGGGGGACAATAAAGGGGCTTACGACATCCCCCTGGAAAAAGGGTCGGTGATCGTCGCCGACCGGTATTACAATGACTTTCCCATGCTCAACGTCTGGGACAGCAAAGAGGTGTTCTTCGTGATCAGGCACAAGGGCAACCTTGCTTTCAGTACCGTCGAAGAACGGGAACTGCCCACAACAACCGCCCAACATGTGCTCAAGGACGAAGAAATCGAACTGACCAACCCACAATCCAAAGCCAAGTACCCGGGAAGGCTCAGAAGAGTGGCCGTATGGGATGAGGAAAACCAGCAGACCATAGAACTGATCACCAACAACTTTGCTTGGGCCGCCCAGACCATTGGGGATCTCTACAAATCAAGATGGGAGATTGAGGTGTTTTTTCGGGACATCAAACAATTGCTGCATATCAAAACCTTTATCGGAACCTCCAAAAATGCGGTAATGACCCAAATATGGACCGCTTTGATCACCATCCTGTTGCTCAAAGTCATGAAGGCTACCGCAAAATTCGGCTGGCACCTGTCCAATCTTGTCGCCTTTATCCGGCTTAATATCTTTGTTAAAATCGAACTGCAGAAATGGCTCGACAGCCCCTTCATGGAACCCGATAAACCACCCCAGAATATAGTACAGGGGGATCTGTTTGCTCAAACTCCTTAA
- a CDS encoding helix-turn-helix domain-containing protein, which translates to MEFTSNKKLAEEQLLKVSRMKPVIKPTKPHKHAGYHELIFLFQGAGHHTIGDETFEVHPPTGFYLGPGQVHCWDFSKIPDGFVILFKEEVLSLYPKAQNYLFNFPKHFDIVDKGDFFKMLEEFYREFKAGENLDILAAFLNLLVLKGFEYSTQSKQTDPKVANDFSLFKSLLNEHFIELKSAEDYAKLMGISVKKLNKTCQSAVNATAKELIKERVLMEAKNLLTHTNNNVSEIAHLLNFTDSSNFVKFFKSSTTLTPMDYRSRANTQ; encoded by the coding sequence ATGGAATTTACCTCAAACAAAAAGTTAGCAGAAGAACAGCTGCTAAAAGTCTCTAGGATGAAACCAGTGATCAAACCCACTAAACCACATAAACATGCGGGTTATCATGAATTGATTTTTCTTTTTCAAGGGGCTGGGCACCATACAATTGGTGATGAAACTTTTGAGGTTCACCCTCCTACGGGCTTTTACCTAGGACCAGGTCAAGTGCATTGTTGGGATTTTTCCAAAATTCCAGATGGTTTTGTCATTCTGTTCAAAGAAGAAGTACTTTCACTTTATCCAAAGGCCCAAAACTATCTTTTCAACTTCCCCAAACACTTTGACATAGTGGATAAGGGAGATTTTTTTAAGATGTTGGAAGAATTTTACCGCGAGTTTAAGGCCGGAGAAAACTTGGACATATTAGCGGCATTCCTCAATTTACTTGTACTGAAAGGCTTTGAGTACTCCACCCAAAGTAAACAAACAGATCCCAAAGTGGCCAATGACTTTTCCCTTTTCAAAAGTTTGCTGAATGAGCATTTTATAGAATTAAAAAGTGCTGAGGATTATGCCAAACTGATGGGAATATCTGTAAAAAAGCTAAATAAGACCTGTCAGTCAGCCGTTAATGCCACTGCTAAGGAACTCATCAAAGAGCGGGTATTAATGGAAGCAAAGAACCTTTTGACCCATACCAACAATAATGTTTCAGAAATTGCCCATTTGCTTAACTTCACCGATTCCTCAAACTTTGTGAAGTTTTTCAAATCCTCCACCACCCTGACACCTATGGATTACAGAAGTAGGGCAAATACCCAATAA
- a CDS encoding TonB-dependent receptor domain-containing protein produces MNRLLLSFFLILISQFTFAQNGIRGILVDADDQSPLEYASVALYNASDSTLVAGTVTAADGSFSIGPQKRGNYYLNAQFMGYDSKTISNISLEKSKLVNLNTILLSANQQLMEEVEVTGKKFTTMHKIDRQVFEAANFQASQGGTAVDVLRNLPSVSINANGDISVRGATGFVVMINGKPVQSDANMILSQLPANSVQNIELVTAPSAKYDPEGKAGLINIITSKGATDGTFVQLNTKIGAPSIENYDNKENPQRYGADFTINHRKNKWDLSLGASYLRNDIAGRREGNVYTMREDTTTFFPSDGERSFVEKAYSGRFTLGYTPNKANNFSLGFYGGKRSKDRTADIIYYDNHQTVNGEEIYSMQYYNENLRIRRGDFVLGSFDYSHNFENDSKLSTSFLYEYTMLGGPTTNMNLGYPDTDFVYQDEYNTNDNPLHGTRFQVDYQAAPWSIGSFEAGYQFRNLNHTGDFVYERKNNETGEFELVPEFSSNVDLSRQIHSAYGQLSGEKGKWSYAAGLRLEFMDRELDLMDKAGTVDTTYYYNFIKPYPSASLQYAINDELRLKAAYSKRVERTTTFKMNPFPEREHSETLEQGDPTLLPEFIDLTEIGVVKDFGNNSFFATTYYRNVQNLVNRVNTVYNDTILNRIYSNVGRGRSLGIETGVELNPTPWWQLFAGGNLYKYHIKGEFDNRPVDTSSWVYSINANTSFDLTSTLSLQWTINYLSKRNTAQGEDSRFLSPNLTIKKSFLDDRLSTTLQWLNMDMGLLDTNEQRITTWRPDEFYTTTNYVYEVDMIMINISYTLNRTKNKSRFIKSEFGEKEF; encoded by the coding sequence ATGAATAGACTCCTATTATCCTTCTTTTTAATATTGATTAGTCAATTCACTTTTGCACAAAATGGCATTCGTGGAATCCTTGTGGACGCAGACGATCAAAGTCCACTGGAATATGCTTCTGTGGCACTTTACAATGCTTCAGACAGCACTTTAGTAGCTGGAACCGTAACTGCTGCAGATGGAAGTTTTAGCATTGGCCCACAAAAAAGAGGCAACTATTACCTCAATGCCCAGTTTATGGGCTATGATAGCAAGACTATTAGTAACATCAGTTTAGAAAAGTCAAAATTGGTAAACCTCAATACTATCCTTCTTTCTGCCAATCAACAATTAATGGAGGAAGTGGAAGTAACTGGGAAGAAATTTACCACCATGCATAAAATTGACCGACAGGTATTTGAAGCGGCCAATTTCCAAGCCAGTCAGGGGGGGACAGCCGTGGATGTCCTAAGAAATCTACCCTCAGTAAGTATCAATGCCAATGGAGATATTTCTGTTAGAGGGGCCACAGGCTTTGTGGTGATGATCAATGGTAAACCTGTACAGTCTGATGCCAATATGATCCTAAGCCAGTTGCCTGCCAATAGCGTTCAAAACATCGAATTGGTAACCGCCCCTTCTGCCAAATATGACCCAGAAGGCAAGGCCGGTCTGATTAATATCATTACCAGTAAAGGAGCTACTGATGGGACCTTTGTTCAACTCAACACCAAAATTGGTGCTCCAAGTATCGAAAATTATGACAATAAGGAAAATCCCCAGCGCTATGGTGCCGACTTCACCATTAACCATCGTAAAAACAAGTGGGATTTATCTCTAGGAGCCAGTTATCTGAGAAATGATATTGCCGGTAGAAGAGAGGGAAATGTCTATACTATGCGTGAGGATACCACCACCTTCTTTCCTTCTGATGGAGAAAGAAGTTTTGTGGAAAAAGCCTATTCTGGACGCTTCACGCTAGGATATACTCCGAATAAAGCCAATAATTTCAGTCTAGGCTTCTATGGAGGAAAGAGAAGTAAAGACAGAACGGCCGATATCATTTACTATGATAATCATCAAACCGTAAACGGTGAAGAAATTTATAGTATGCAATACTATAACGAAAACCTTAGAATCAGAAGAGGTGATTTTGTTCTGGGAAGCTTCGATTACAGCCATAACTTCGAAAATGACTCAAAACTAAGCACATCATTTCTTTATGAATACACCATGTTGGGCGGACCTACCACCAATATGAACCTTGGCTATCCTGATACCGACTTTGTCTATCAAGACGAGTATAATACCAACGACAATCCCTTACATGGTACACGTTTCCAAGTAGACTACCAAGCTGCACCATGGAGCATTGGTAGTTTTGAAGCGGGTTACCAGTTCAGGAACTTGAACCATACAGGAGACTTTGTTTACGAACGTAAAAACAATGAAACTGGGGAATTTGAATTGGTACCTGAATTTTCCAGTAACGTAGACCTTAGCAGACAGATCCATTCCGCCTATGGGCAACTTTCTGGAGAGAAAGGAAAGTGGAGCTATGCTGCTGGTTTGAGGCTGGAATTTATGGACAGGGAACTGGATCTTATGGATAAAGCGGGTACCGTGGACACCACCTACTATTATAACTTTATCAAACCTTATCCATCAGCCAGCCTGCAATATGCCATCAATGATGAACTTAGATTAAAGGCTGCCTATAGCAAAAGAGTAGAAAGAACCACTACTTTCAAAATGAATCCCTTTCCTGAAAGAGAGCACTCTGAAACACTTGAACAAGGAGACCCTACCCTATTACCTGAGTTTATTGACCTAACAGAAATCGGTGTGGTCAAGGATTTTGGCAACAACTCTTTCTTTGCCACTACTTATTATCGTAATGTGCAAAACTTGGTCAATAGGGTGAACACTGTATATAATGACACGATTCTCAACAGGATTTATTCTAATGTGGGCAGAGGTCGTTCTTTGGGGATAGAAACTGGAGTGGAGCTTAACCCTACTCCATGGTGGCAGTTATTTGCAGGTGGTAACCTATATAAGTACCATATCAAAGGGGAATTTGATAATAGACCAGTGGACACCTCCAGTTGGGTTTATTCTATCAATGCCAATACTAGCTTTGACCTAACCTCCACCTTAAGCCTTCAATGGACAATTAATTATCTATCCAAAAGAAATACTGCCCAGGGTGAGGACTCAAGGTTCCTATCTCCTAACCTAACAATAAAAAAATCATTCCTAGACGATAGACTGAGTACCACCTTGCAATGGCTTAATATGGACATGGGCTTATTAGATACCAATGAACAGCGTATTACCACCTGGAGACCCGATGAGTTTTATACGACCACCAATTACGTCTATGAGGTAGATATGATCATGATCAATATCAGCTATACGCTCAATAGGACTAAAAACAAATCGAGGTTTATCAAAAGTGAATTCGGGGAGAAAGAATTCTAG